From a region of the Trichoderma atroviride chromosome 6, complete sequence genome:
- a CDS encoding uncharacterized protein (EggNog:ENOG41~TransMembrane:1 (i128-149o)), translated as MSSLDHKRQSTSSVVLTTEVTVEVSVPAKALTPTVGVYAVPTHASSVTSITSNPHSEKTTTNPFDADIEALNSHSSLDKSGRKSMTMDAAANCPVWPGKDHWKKQAKHAKMQRTRCTPMARLSARNKIICKILIIVLVVGAAVSIGLGISKAVGAPVWGSKKSD; from the coding sequence ATGTCTTCTCTCGACCACAAGAGGCAGTCTACTTCCAGCGTTGTCCTCACGACCGAGGTCACCGTCGAGGTTTCTGTGCCCGCCAAGGCGCTGACCCCTACCGTGGGCGTCTATGCTGTCCCAACACATGCCAGCTCCGTCACCAGCATCACATCCAACCCGCACTCGGAAAAGACAACAACCAACCCCTTTGACGCAGACATTGAGGCCCTGAACTCGCACAGCTCTCTCGACAAGTCGGGCCGGAAAAGCATGACCAtggatgccgccgccaactgCCCTGTATGGCCCGGAAAGGACCACTGGAAGAAGCAGGCCAAGCACGCCAAGATGCAGCGCACCCGCTGCACCCCGATGGCCAGACTGAGCGCGCGCAACAAGATCATCTGCAAGATCCTCATCATTGTGTTAGTCGTGGGAGCCGCCGTCAGCATTGGCCTTGGTATCAGCAAAGCAGTGGGCGCACCCGTTTGGGGCAGCAAGAAGTCAGACTGA